The Equus quagga isolate Etosha38 chromosome 12, UCLA_HA_Equagga_1.0, whole genome shotgun sequence genome includes a region encoding these proteins:
- the KIF21B gene encoding kinesin-like protein KIF21B isoform X3, translated as MAGQGDCCVKVAVRIRPQLSKEKIEGCHICTSVTPGEPQVLLGKDKAFTYDFVFDLDTWQERIYSTCVDKLIEGCFDGYNATVLAYGQTGAGKTYTMGTGFDMATSEEEQGIIPRAIAHLFGGIAERKRRAQEQGVTGPEFKVSAQFLELYNEEILDLFDSTRDPDARHRRSNIKIHEDANGGIYTTGVTSRLINSQEELIQCLKQGALSRTTASTQMNVQSSRSHAIFTIHLCQMRVCTQPDLVNEAVAGLPEGTAPAPEYETLTAKFHFVDLAGSERLKRTGATGERAKEGISINCGLLALGNVISALGDQSKKVVHVPYRDSKLTRLLQDSLGGNSQTIMIACVSPSDRDFMETLNTLKYANRARNIKNKVVVNQDKTSQQISALRAEIARLQMELMEYKAGKRVIGEDGAEGYSDLFRENAMLQKENGALRLRVKAMQEAIDAINNRVTQLMSQEANLLLAKAGDGNEAIGTLIQNYIREIEELRTKLLESEAMNESLRRSLSRASARSPYSLGGSPAAPAFGGSPASSMEDASEVIRRAKQDLERLKKKEVRQRRKSPEKEAFKKRAKLQQENSEETDENEAEAEEEEEERDESGCEEEEGREDEDEDSGSEESLVDSDSDPEEKEVNFQADLADLTCEIEIKQKLIDELENSQRRLQTLKHQYEEKLILLQNKIRDTQLERDRVLQNLSTMECYTEEKANKIKADYEKRLREMNRDLQKLQAAQKEHARLLKNQSRYERELKKLQAEVAEMKKAKVALMKQMREEQQRRRLVETKRNREIAQLKKEQRRQEFQIRALESQKRQQEMVLRRKTQEVSALRRLAKPMSERVAGRAGLKPPMLDSGAEVSASTTSSEAESGARSVSSIVRQWNRKINHFLGDHPAATVNGTRPARKKFQKKGASQSFSKAARLKWQSLERRIIDIVMQRMTIVNLEADMERLIKKREELFLLQEALRRKRERLQAESPEEKGLQELAEEIEVLAANIDYINDSITDCQATIVQLEETKEELDSTDTSVVISSCSLAEARLLLDNFLKASIDKGLQVAQKEAQIRLLEGRLRQTDIAGSSQNHLLLDALREKAETHPELQALIYNVQQENGYASTDEEISEFSEGSFSQSFTMKGSTSHDDFKFKGEPKLSAQMKAVSAECLGPPLDVSTKNITKSLASLVEIKEDGAGLSLRDQYYRDKVSRTISLPTRGSTFPRQSRGTETSPLTRRKSYDRGQPIRGIITPVGGAKGARTAPLQCVSMAEGHTKPILCLDATDELLFTGSKDRSCKMWNLVTGQEIAALKGHPNNVVSIKFCSHSGLVFSVSTSYIKVWDIRDSAKCIRTLTSSGQVTSGDACAATSTRAIASAQGEHQINQIALSPSGTMLYAASGNAVRIWELSRFQPVGKLTGHIGPVMCLTVTQTANQHDLVVTGSKDHYVKMFELGECVAGTIGPTHNFEPPHYDGIECLAIQGDILFSGSRDNGIKKWDLEQQELIQQIPNAHKDWVCALAFVPGRPMLLSACRAGVIKVWNVDNFTPIGEIKGHDSPINAICTNAKHIFTASSDLTVKFWSIRRLPGGPP; from the exons GATCCGGCCTCAGCTGTCAAAGGAGAAGATTGAGGGCTGTCACATCTGCACCTCGGTCACCCCGGGGGAGCCCCAGGTCCTCCTGGGGAAGGACAAGGCCTTCACCTATGACTTTGTCTTCGACCTGGACACCTGGCAGGAGCGGATCTACTCGACCTGTGTGGACAAGCTCATCGAGGGCTGCTTTGATGGCTACAATGCCACGGTGCTGGCCTACGGGCAG ACGGGGGCCGGGAAGACATACACCATGGGCACCGGCTTCGACATGGCCACGTCGGAGGAGGAGCAGGGCATCATTCCGAGGGCCATCGCCCACCTCTTTGGGGGCATTGCTGAGCGCAAGCGGCGGGCACAGGAGCAGGGCGTGACTGGGCCCGAGTTCAAAGTCAGCGCTCAGTTCCTGGAG CTCTACAACGAGGAGATCCTTGACCTGTTCGACAGTACCCGTGACCCCGACGCCCGCCACCGCCGGTCCAACATCAAGATCCACGAGGATGCCAACGGGGGCATCTACACCACGGGTGTCACCTCCCGCCTCATCAACTCCCAGGAGGAG ctgatCCAGTGCCTGAAGCAGGGGGCCCTGTCACGCACCACGGCCAGCACCCAGATGAATGTGCAGAGCTCCCGCTCCCACGCCATCTTCACCATCCACCTGTGCCAGATGCGCGTGTGCACCCAGCCCGACCTG GTGAATGAGGCGGTGGCCGGGCTCCCTGAGGGCACAGCTCCTGCGCCGGAGTATGAGACACTCACGGCCAAGTTTCACTTCGTGGACCTGGCCGGCTCCGAGCGGCTGAAGCGGACGGGGGCCACCGGCGAGCGGGCCAAGGAAGGCATCTCCATCAACTGCGGCCTG CTGGCCTTGGGCAACGTGATCAGTGCCTTGGGGGACCAGAGCAAGAAGGTGGTGCATGTGCCCTACAGGGACTCCAAGCTCACCCGGCTCCTCCAGGACTCACTGGGGGGCAACAG CCAGACCATCATGATCGCCTGCGTGAGCCCCTCGGACCGCGACTTCATGGAGACGCTCAACACACTGAAATACGCCAATCGGGCCCGCAACATCAAGAACAAGGTGGTGGTAAACCAGGACAAGACCAGCCAGCAGATCAGCGCGCTGCGGGCCGAGATCGCACGCCTGCAGATGGAGCTGATGGAGTACAAGGCG ggcaaGCGAGTAATTGGGGAGGACGGTGCTGAGGGCTACAGTGACCTGTTCCGGGAGAATGCCATGCTGCAGAAGGAGAACGGGGCACTGCGCCTGCGGGTGAAGGCCATGCAGGAGGCCATCGATGCCATCAACAACCGCGTCACCCAGCTCATGAGCCAGGAGGCCAACCTGCTCCTGGCCAAGGCCG GCGATGGCAACGAGGCCATTGGTACCCTCATCCAGAACTACATCCGGGAGATTGAGGAGCTACG GACGAAGCTCCTGGAGAGCGAGGCCATGAACGAGTCCCTGCGTCGCAGCCTCTCTCGGGCCTCGGCTCGGAGCCCCTACTCCCTGGGTGGGTCTCCCGCTGCCCCGGCCTTTGGGGGCAGCCCGGCCAGCTCCATGGAAGATGCCTCCGAGGTGATCCGCAGGGCCAAGCAGGACCTGGAGCGGCTCAAGAAGAAGGAGGTCAGGCAGCGGAGGAAGAG CCCAGAGAAGGAGGCCTTCAAAAAGAGGGCGAAACTCCAGCAGGAGAACAGCGAGGAGACCGATGAGAACGAGGCTGAGGCCGAGGAG gaggaggaggagcgagaCGAGAGCggctgtgaggaggaggaggggcgtGAGGACGAAGATGAGGACTCGGGCAGCGAGGAGAGCCTGGTGGACTCGGACTCAGACCCTGAGGAGAAGG aggtGAACTTCCAGGCCGACCTGGCCGACCTGACGTGCGAGATCGAGATCAAGCAGAAGCTGATCGACGAGCTGGAGAACAGCCAGCGGCGGCTGCAGACACTGAAGCACCAGTACGAGGAGAAGCTGATTCTGCTGCAGAACAAGATCCGGGACACGCAGCTGGAGCGCGACCGCGTGCTGCAGAACCTCA GCACCATGGAGTGCTACACGGAGGAGAAGGCCAACAAGATCAAGGCGGACTACGAGAAGAGGCTGCGGGAGATGAACCGGGATCTGCAGAAGCTGCAGGCCGCGCAGAAGGAGCACGCACGGCTGCTCAAGAACCAGTCGCGCTACGAGAGGGAGCTGAAGAAGTTGCAGGCCGAGGTGGCCGAGATGAAGAAGGCCAAG GTGGCCCTGATGAAGCAGATGCGAGAGGAACAGCAGCGGCGGCGGCTGGTGGAGACCAAGAGGAACCGTGAGATCGCCCAGCTCAAGAAGGAGCAGCGGCGACAGGAG TTTCAGATCCGAGCTCTGGAGTCGCAGAAGCGGCAGCAGGAGATGGTCCTGAGGAGGAAAACCCAGGAG GTTTCTGCACTGAGGCGCCTGGCCAAGCCCATGTCCGAGCGGGTGGCGGGGCGTGCAGGACTGAAGCCACCCATGCTGGACTCGGGGGCGGAGGTGTCGGCCAGCACCACCTCGTCTGAGGCCGAATCGGGGGCCCGCTCTGTCTCCAGCATCGTGCGCCAGTGGAACCGCAAGATCAACCACTTCTTGGGGGACCATCCTGCGGCCACTGTCAATGGCACCCGCCCTGCCAG AAAGAAGTTCCAGAAGAAGGGGGCCAGCCAGAGCTTCAGTAAGGCCGCGAGGCTCAAGTGGCAGTCCCTCGAGCGGCGGATCATTGACATCGTCATGCAGAGGATGACCATCGTCAACCTGGAGGCCGACATGGAGCGGCTCATCAAG aaAAGGGAGGAGCTGTTcctcctgcaggaggctctccgGAGGAAGCGCGAGCGGCTGCAGGCCGAGAGCCCGGAGGAGAAGGGGCTACAGGAGCTGGCAGAGGAGATCGAGGTGCTGGCGGCCAATATCGACTACATCAATGACAGCATCACCGACTGCCAGGCCACCATCGTGCAGCTGGAAGAGACCAAG GAGGAGCTGGACTCCACAGACACGTCGGTGGTCATCAGCTCCTGCTCCCTGGCCGAAGCCCGCCTCCTGCTGGACAACTTTCTCAAGGCGTCCATCGACAAG GGGCTGCAGGTGGCACAGAAGGAGGCTCAGATCCGGCTGCTGGAAGGACGGCTGAGGCAGACCGACATCGCAGGTTCctcccagaaccacctgctcctGGACGCCCTGCGCGAGAAGGCCGAGACGCACCCTGAGCTGCAGGCGCTCATCTACAACGTGCAGCAGG agAACGGCTACGCCAGCACTGATGAGGAGATCTCAGAGTTCTCGGAGGGGAG CTTCTCCCAATCGTTCACCATGAAAGGTTCCACCAGCCACGATGATTTCAAGTTCAAG ggcGAGCCCAAGCTGTCTGCCCAGATGAAGGCCGTGTCGGCCGAGTGCCTGGGGCCCCCGCTGGACGTCTCCACCAAGAACATCACCAAGTCGCTGGCCTCCCTTGTGGAGATCAAGGAAGACGGAGCAGGCCTCTCCCTCCGAGACCAGTACTACCGGGACAAGGTCTCGCGCACCATCAGCCTGCCCACCAGAGGCAGTACCTT CCCCCGGCAGTCTCGAGGCACGGAGACGTCCCCTCTGACCCGAAGGAAGTCGTATGACCGAGGACAGCCCATTAG GGGCATCATCACCCCGGTTGGAGGAGCCAAGGGTGCGCGGACAGCCCCACTGCAGTGCGTCTCCATGGCCGAGGGCCACACCAAGCCCATCCTCTGCCTGGACGCCACGGACGAGCTGCTCTTCACGGGCTCCAAAG ACCGCAGCTGTAAGATGTGGAACTTGGTCACGGGGCAGGAGATCGCAGCCCTCAAGGGCCACCCCAACAACGTGGTCTCCATCAAGTTCTGCAGCCACTCGGGCCTGGTGTTCTCCGTGTCCACCTCCTACATCAAGGTGTGGGACATCCGGGACTCGGCCAAGTGCATACGCACGCTCAC GTCCTCGGGCCAGGTGACCTCTGGTGATGCCTGTGCCGCCACGTCCACCCGCGCCATCGCCAGTGCACAGGGAGAGCACCAGATCAACCAGATTGCCCTCAGCCCTTCGGGCACCATGCTGTACGCGGCCTCCGGCAACGCCGTCCGCATCTGGGAGCTCAGCAG GTTCCAGCCCGTCGGCAAGCTGACTGGCCACATCGGCCCCGTGATGTGCCTGACCGTCACCCAGACCGCCAACCAGCACGATCTGGTGGTGACCGGCTCCAAGGACCACTACGTTAAG ATGTTCGAGCTGGGGGAGTGCGTGGCGGGCACCATCGGCCCCACCCACAACTTCGAGCCGCCGCACTACGACGGCATCGAATGCCTCGCCATCCAGGGAGACATCCTGTTCAGTGGCTCCCGGGATAACGGCATCAAGAAGTGGGACCTGGAACAGCAGGAGCTCATCCAG CAAATCCCCAATGCACACAAGGACTGGGTGTGCGCCCTGGCCTTCGTGCCGGGCCGCCCCATGCTGCTGAGCGCCTGCCGGGCAGGCGTCATCAAGGTCTGGAACGTGGACAATTTCACGCCCATCGGGGAGATCAAGGGCCATGACAGCCCCATCAACGCCATCTGCACCAACGCCAAGCACATCTTCACCGCCTCCAG CGACCTGACAGTGAAGTTCTGGAGTATACGGCGCTTACCCGGTGGCCCACCCTAG
- the KIF21B gene encoding kinesin-like protein KIF21B isoform X2: MAGQGDCCVKVAVRIRPQLSKEKIEGCHICTSVTPGEPQVLLGKDKAFTYDFVFDLDTWQERIYSTCVDKLIEGCFDGYNATVLAYGQTGAGKTYTMGTGFDMATSEEEQGIIPRAIAHLFGGIAERKRRAQEQGVTGPEFKVSAQFLELYNEEILDLFDSTRDPDARHRRSNIKIHEDANGGIYTTGVTSRLINSQEELIQCLKQGALSRTTASTQMNVQSSRSHAIFTIHLCQMRVCTQPDLVNEAVAGLPEGTAPAPEYETLTAKFHFVDLAGSERLKRTGATGERAKEGISINCGLLALGNVISALGDQSKKVVHVPYRDSKLTRLLQDSLGGNSQTIMIACVSPSDRDFMETLNTLKYANRARNIKNKVVVNQDKTSQQISALRAEIARLQMELMEYKAGKRVIGEDGAEGYSDLFRENAMLQKENGALRLRVKAMQEAIDAINNRVTQLMSQEANLLLAKAGDGNEAIGTLIQNYIREIEELRTKLLESEAMNESLRRSLSRASARSPYSLGGSPAAPAFGGSPASSMEDASEVIRRAKQDLERLKKKEVRQRRKSPEKEAFKKRAKLQQENSEETDENEAEAEEEEEERDESGCEEEEGREDEDEDSGSEESLVDSDSDPEEKEVNFQADLADLTCEIEIKQKLIDELENSQRRLQTLKHQYEEKLILLQNKIRDTQLERDRVLQNLSTMECYTEEKANKIKADYEKRLREMNRDLQKLQAAQKEHARLLKNQSRYERELKKLQAEVAEMKKAKVALMKQMREEQQRRRLVETKRNREIAQLKKEQRRQEFQIRALESQKRQQEMVLRRKTQEVSALRRLAKPMSERVAGRAGLKPPMLDSGAEVSASTTSSEAESGARSVSSIVRQWNRKINHFLGDHPAATVNGTRPARKKFQKKGASQSFSKAARLKWQSLERRIIDIVMQRMTIVNLEADMERLIKKREELFLLQEALRRKRERLQAESPEEKGLQELAEEIEVLAANIDYINDSITDCQATIVQLEETKEELDSTDTSVVISSCSLAEARLLLDNFLKASIDKGLQVAQKEAQIRLLEGRLRQTDIAGSSQNHLLLDALREKAETHPELQALIYNVQQENGYASTDEEISEFSEGSFSQSFTMKGSTSHDDFKFKGEPKLSAQMKAVSAECLGPPLDVSTKNITKSLASLVEIKEDGAGLSLRDQYYRDKVSRTISLPTRGSTFPRQSRGTETSPLTRRKSYDRGQPIRSTDVGFTPPSSPPTRPRSDRNVFSRLTSNQSQGSALDKGIITPVGGAKGARTAPLQCVSMAEGHTKPILCLDATDELLFTGSKDRSCKMWNLVTGQEIAALKGHPNNVVSIKFCSHSGLVFSVSTSYIKVWDIRDSAKCIRTLTSSGQVTSGDACAATSTRAIASAQGEHQINQIALSPSGTMLYAASGNAVRIWELSRFQPVGKLTGHIGPVMCLTVTQTANQHDLVVTGSKDHYVKMFELGECVAGTIGPTHNFEPPHYDGIECLAIQGDILFSGSRDNGIKKWDLEQQELIQQIPNAHKDWVCALAFVPGRPMLLSACRAGVIKVWNVDNFTPIGEIKGHDSPINAICTNAKHIFTASSDLTVKFWSIRRLPGGPP; this comes from the exons GATCCGGCCTCAGCTGTCAAAGGAGAAGATTGAGGGCTGTCACATCTGCACCTCGGTCACCCCGGGGGAGCCCCAGGTCCTCCTGGGGAAGGACAAGGCCTTCACCTATGACTTTGTCTTCGACCTGGACACCTGGCAGGAGCGGATCTACTCGACCTGTGTGGACAAGCTCATCGAGGGCTGCTTTGATGGCTACAATGCCACGGTGCTGGCCTACGGGCAG ACGGGGGCCGGGAAGACATACACCATGGGCACCGGCTTCGACATGGCCACGTCGGAGGAGGAGCAGGGCATCATTCCGAGGGCCATCGCCCACCTCTTTGGGGGCATTGCTGAGCGCAAGCGGCGGGCACAGGAGCAGGGCGTGACTGGGCCCGAGTTCAAAGTCAGCGCTCAGTTCCTGGAG CTCTACAACGAGGAGATCCTTGACCTGTTCGACAGTACCCGTGACCCCGACGCCCGCCACCGCCGGTCCAACATCAAGATCCACGAGGATGCCAACGGGGGCATCTACACCACGGGTGTCACCTCCCGCCTCATCAACTCCCAGGAGGAG ctgatCCAGTGCCTGAAGCAGGGGGCCCTGTCACGCACCACGGCCAGCACCCAGATGAATGTGCAGAGCTCCCGCTCCCACGCCATCTTCACCATCCACCTGTGCCAGATGCGCGTGTGCACCCAGCCCGACCTG GTGAATGAGGCGGTGGCCGGGCTCCCTGAGGGCACAGCTCCTGCGCCGGAGTATGAGACACTCACGGCCAAGTTTCACTTCGTGGACCTGGCCGGCTCCGAGCGGCTGAAGCGGACGGGGGCCACCGGCGAGCGGGCCAAGGAAGGCATCTCCATCAACTGCGGCCTG CTGGCCTTGGGCAACGTGATCAGTGCCTTGGGGGACCAGAGCAAGAAGGTGGTGCATGTGCCCTACAGGGACTCCAAGCTCACCCGGCTCCTCCAGGACTCACTGGGGGGCAACAG CCAGACCATCATGATCGCCTGCGTGAGCCCCTCGGACCGCGACTTCATGGAGACGCTCAACACACTGAAATACGCCAATCGGGCCCGCAACATCAAGAACAAGGTGGTGGTAAACCAGGACAAGACCAGCCAGCAGATCAGCGCGCTGCGGGCCGAGATCGCACGCCTGCAGATGGAGCTGATGGAGTACAAGGCG ggcaaGCGAGTAATTGGGGAGGACGGTGCTGAGGGCTACAGTGACCTGTTCCGGGAGAATGCCATGCTGCAGAAGGAGAACGGGGCACTGCGCCTGCGGGTGAAGGCCATGCAGGAGGCCATCGATGCCATCAACAACCGCGTCACCCAGCTCATGAGCCAGGAGGCCAACCTGCTCCTGGCCAAGGCCG GCGATGGCAACGAGGCCATTGGTACCCTCATCCAGAACTACATCCGGGAGATTGAGGAGCTACG GACGAAGCTCCTGGAGAGCGAGGCCATGAACGAGTCCCTGCGTCGCAGCCTCTCTCGGGCCTCGGCTCGGAGCCCCTACTCCCTGGGTGGGTCTCCCGCTGCCCCGGCCTTTGGGGGCAGCCCGGCCAGCTCCATGGAAGATGCCTCCGAGGTGATCCGCAGGGCCAAGCAGGACCTGGAGCGGCTCAAGAAGAAGGAGGTCAGGCAGCGGAGGAAGAG CCCAGAGAAGGAGGCCTTCAAAAAGAGGGCGAAACTCCAGCAGGAGAACAGCGAGGAGACCGATGAGAACGAGGCTGAGGCCGAGGAG gaggaggaggagcgagaCGAGAGCggctgtgaggaggaggaggggcgtGAGGACGAAGATGAGGACTCGGGCAGCGAGGAGAGCCTGGTGGACTCGGACTCAGACCCTGAGGAGAAGG aggtGAACTTCCAGGCCGACCTGGCCGACCTGACGTGCGAGATCGAGATCAAGCAGAAGCTGATCGACGAGCTGGAGAACAGCCAGCGGCGGCTGCAGACACTGAAGCACCAGTACGAGGAGAAGCTGATTCTGCTGCAGAACAAGATCCGGGACACGCAGCTGGAGCGCGACCGCGTGCTGCAGAACCTCA GCACCATGGAGTGCTACACGGAGGAGAAGGCCAACAAGATCAAGGCGGACTACGAGAAGAGGCTGCGGGAGATGAACCGGGATCTGCAGAAGCTGCAGGCCGCGCAGAAGGAGCACGCACGGCTGCTCAAGAACCAGTCGCGCTACGAGAGGGAGCTGAAGAAGTTGCAGGCCGAGGTGGCCGAGATGAAGAAGGCCAAG GTGGCCCTGATGAAGCAGATGCGAGAGGAACAGCAGCGGCGGCGGCTGGTGGAGACCAAGAGGAACCGTGAGATCGCCCAGCTCAAGAAGGAGCAGCGGCGACAGGAG TTTCAGATCCGAGCTCTGGAGTCGCAGAAGCGGCAGCAGGAGATGGTCCTGAGGAGGAAAACCCAGGAG GTTTCTGCACTGAGGCGCCTGGCCAAGCCCATGTCCGAGCGGGTGGCGGGGCGTGCAGGACTGAAGCCACCCATGCTGGACTCGGGGGCGGAGGTGTCGGCCAGCACCACCTCGTCTGAGGCCGAATCGGGGGCCCGCTCTGTCTCCAGCATCGTGCGCCAGTGGAACCGCAAGATCAACCACTTCTTGGGGGACCATCCTGCGGCCACTGTCAATGGCACCCGCCCTGCCAG AAAGAAGTTCCAGAAGAAGGGGGCCAGCCAGAGCTTCAGTAAGGCCGCGAGGCTCAAGTGGCAGTCCCTCGAGCGGCGGATCATTGACATCGTCATGCAGAGGATGACCATCGTCAACCTGGAGGCCGACATGGAGCGGCTCATCAAG aaAAGGGAGGAGCTGTTcctcctgcaggaggctctccgGAGGAAGCGCGAGCGGCTGCAGGCCGAGAGCCCGGAGGAGAAGGGGCTACAGGAGCTGGCAGAGGAGATCGAGGTGCTGGCGGCCAATATCGACTACATCAATGACAGCATCACCGACTGCCAGGCCACCATCGTGCAGCTGGAAGAGACCAAG GAGGAGCTGGACTCCACAGACACGTCGGTGGTCATCAGCTCCTGCTCCCTGGCCGAAGCCCGCCTCCTGCTGGACAACTTTCTCAAGGCGTCCATCGACAAG GGGCTGCAGGTGGCACAGAAGGAGGCTCAGATCCGGCTGCTGGAAGGACGGCTGAGGCAGACCGACATCGCAGGTTCctcccagaaccacctgctcctGGACGCCCTGCGCGAGAAGGCCGAGACGCACCCTGAGCTGCAGGCGCTCATCTACAACGTGCAGCAGG agAACGGCTACGCCAGCACTGATGAGGAGATCTCAGAGTTCTCGGAGGGGAG CTTCTCCCAATCGTTCACCATGAAAGGTTCCACCAGCCACGATGATTTCAAGTTCAAG ggcGAGCCCAAGCTGTCTGCCCAGATGAAGGCCGTGTCGGCCGAGTGCCTGGGGCCCCCGCTGGACGTCTCCACCAAGAACATCACCAAGTCGCTGGCCTCCCTTGTGGAGATCAAGGAAGACGGAGCAGGCCTCTCCCTCCGAGACCAGTACTACCGGGACAAGGTCTCGCGCACCATCAGCCTGCCCACCAGAGGCAGTACCTT CCCCCGGCAGTCTCGAGGCACGGAGACGTCCCCTCTGACCCGAAGGAAGTCGTATGACCGAGGACAGCCCATTAG GTCCACGGACGTGGGATTCACGCCCCCCTCGTCCCCTCCCACGCGGCCCCGCAGTGACCGTAACGTCTTCTCCCGTCTCACCAGCAATCAGAGCCAGGGCTCAGCGCTGGACAA GGGCATCATCACCCCGGTTGGAGGAGCCAAGGGTGCGCGGACAGCCCCACTGCAGTGCGTCTCCATGGCCGAGGGCCACACCAAGCCCATCCTCTGCCTGGACGCCACGGACGAGCTGCTCTTCACGGGCTCCAAAG ACCGCAGCTGTAAGATGTGGAACTTGGTCACGGGGCAGGAGATCGCAGCCCTCAAGGGCCACCCCAACAACGTGGTCTCCATCAAGTTCTGCAGCCACTCGGGCCTGGTGTTCTCCGTGTCCACCTCCTACATCAAGGTGTGGGACATCCGGGACTCGGCCAAGTGCATACGCACGCTCAC GTCCTCGGGCCAGGTGACCTCTGGTGATGCCTGTGCCGCCACGTCCACCCGCGCCATCGCCAGTGCACAGGGAGAGCACCAGATCAACCAGATTGCCCTCAGCCCTTCGGGCACCATGCTGTACGCGGCCTCCGGCAACGCCGTCCGCATCTGGGAGCTCAGCAG GTTCCAGCCCGTCGGCAAGCTGACTGGCCACATCGGCCCCGTGATGTGCCTGACCGTCACCCAGACCGCCAACCAGCACGATCTGGTGGTGACCGGCTCCAAGGACCACTACGTTAAG ATGTTCGAGCTGGGGGAGTGCGTGGCGGGCACCATCGGCCCCACCCACAACTTCGAGCCGCCGCACTACGACGGCATCGAATGCCTCGCCATCCAGGGAGACATCCTGTTCAGTGGCTCCCGGGATAACGGCATCAAGAAGTGGGACCTGGAACAGCAGGAGCTCATCCAG CAAATCCCCAATGCACACAAGGACTGGGTGTGCGCCCTGGCCTTCGTGCCGGGCCGCCCCATGCTGCTGAGCGCCTGCCGGGCAGGCGTCATCAAGGTCTGGAACGTGGACAATTTCACGCCCATCGGGGAGATCAAGGGCCATGACAGCCCCATCAACGCCATCTGCACCAACGCCAAGCACATCTTCACCGCCTCCAG CGACCTGACAGTGAAGTTCTGGAGTATACGGCGCTTACCCGGTGGCCCACCCTAG